One Apodemus sylvaticus chromosome 23, mApoSyl1.1, whole genome shotgun sequence genomic window carries:
- the LOC127673859 gene encoding patatin-like phospholipase domain-containing protein 4, protein MTGRPRANPSGAALLNDISTHRLGRPLPHRDWLSGSAMKYTHLSFSACGFLGIYHLGAATMLCTRGRGLLHDITGFAGASAGALVATVLLTAPERLEVRGADPALRACTRFVFAFAEETRMQALGPVTPGYNFMARLRGGIDSILPQHAHTLAQGRLHVSVTSMADRRSHLVSSFTSRDDLITVLLASCFIPVYAGLEPVEYAGQCWMDGGLTDSLPVLPMGRTLTFSPFSGGADVSPRDPGWPGVCVSFAKQDIMISMANLVRAWQMLFPPGRQMMEAIYSRGMIDMARFLRRECWHQ, encoded by the exons ATGACAG GGCGGCCGAGAGCCAACCCTTCGGGTGCAGCCCTGTTGAATGACATCAGCACGCACCGCCTAGGCCGGCCCCTGCCGCATCGCGATTGGCTCAGCGGCT CCGCCATGAAGTACACTCACCTCTCCTTCTCAGCCTGCGGGTTTCTGGGTATTTACCACCTGGGGGCAGCGACCATGCTGTGCACGCGTGGGCGGGGCCTGCTGCATGACATCACTGGCTTTGCAGGGGCCTCAGCAGGGGCTCTGGTGGCCACTGTGCTACTGACCGCACCAGAGAGGCTTGAGGTGAGGGGGGCAG acccCGCCCTGCGGGCATGTACCAGATTCGTGTTTGCCTTTGCCGAAGAGACGAGGATGCAGGCACTGGGGCCGGTAACACCTGGATACAACTTTATGGCTCGGCTTAG aggCGGCATTGACTCCATCCTTCcccagcacgcacacacactggcCCAGGGACGGTTGCATGTGTCGGTCACCAGCATGGCGGACAGGAGGAGCCACCTGGTGTCTAGTTTCACTTCTAGGGACGACCTCATCACG GTTCTCCTCGCCAGCTGCTTCATACCTGTCTACGCAGGACTTGAGCCTGTGGAGTATGCAGGGCAG TGCTGGATGGACGGCGGCCTTACTGACAGCCTGCCCGTGCTACCCATGGGACGCACCCTGACCTTCTCACCCTTCAGTGGAGGGGCGGATGTATCCCCGCGGGATCCGGGGTGGCCTGGCGTGTGTGTGAGCTTCGCCAAGCAGGACATCATG ATCTCCATGGCCAACCTGGTGCGTGCGTGGCAGATGCTGTTCCCACCGGGTAGGCAGATGATGGAAGCCATCTACAGCAGGGGGATGATTGATATGGCGCGCTTCCTGCGCAGGGAGTGCTGGCATCAATAA